One stretch of Podospora bellae-mahoneyi strain CBS 112042 chromosome 2, whole genome shotgun sequence DNA includes these proteins:
- a CDS encoding hypothetical protein (COG:E; EggNog:ENOG503NVU6) — MSNTGRDSPAPAPIPQVSTSPGSFRARSFVGSIPRASSTARLASPARPYNGYGTPPAAQTSPPLGDKGDSDSLAPLPGPGSHAAGPGISALAAALSQSIGTSPPRFGTPPVRALSPVPNRSLSPAPGAAPFPASGTSPYHGSFDARRNYSGAYEDPEIVKRHLVQPGDAGSDDGSRKLSDGSKGKQPAEDDFDDEFSSLKLQGGDITRPIYKWTEEVEQRNKMQRSKSFSTPRPDPENETLDINTIKVPGGFRRNFLRRAAGDGPVNPDDTEYGAGPSDRQQPPKLFTNSFLEFLSLYGHFAGEELEEDDEVLKPGEYFTSGSESNLFDDDTEDEHEPMEDSALLPPSRRKRRRKERGGSGTNSPMGAALLLLKSFVGTGVLFLPRAYLNGGMLFSNLVLLFVAALSYYCFVLLVNTRLRVEGSFGDIGGILYGKWMRNLILFSIVLSQIGFVAAYIVFTSENLQAFILAVTDCKTHIPITWLIVMQMVIFLPFSLLRDIGKLGFTALIADAFILIGLAYLFYYDILTLNTQGLADIVMFNQKDWTLFIGTAIFTFEGIGLIIPIQESMRNPTKFPKVMGIVMIIITTLFVVMGAVSYAAYGSKTETVVLLNLPQDDKMVNGVQFLYSLAILLSTPLQIFPAIRITENALFTKSGKYNPYIKWQKNVFRFFVVAFCALIAWGGADSLDKFVALVGNFACIPLVYIYPPMLHYKAVAKTAFRKWSDILLCIFGFVAMAYTTSLTVMSWASGSEGGGAPGYCDSKGHAL, encoded by the exons ATGTCAAATACCGGAAGGGAttctccggctccggctcctaTACCTCAAGTCTCGACTTCACCCGGCTCGTTTCGTGCCAGGTCTTTCGTTGGCTCGATCCCACGCGCATCATCCACTGCTCGACTTGCCTCACCGGCTCGCCCATACAATGGCTATGGCACACCTCCTGCCGCACAAACCTCACCGCCACTAGGTGATAAGGGAGATTCAGACAGTTTGGCGCCTCTGCCTGGGCCTGGCTCGCACGCTGCTGGCCCAGGTATCTCGGCGCTGGCTGCGGCATTGTCCCAGTCGATAGGCACTTCACCACCGCGTTTCGGCACGCCTCCTGTTCGAGCCCTTTCGCCCGTCCCGAACCGCTCCctctctcctgctcctgggGCAGCGCCATTCCCAGCGTCGGGTACTTCGCCATATCACGGCTCCTTTGACGCAAGGCGGAATTATTCCGGCGCGTATGAGGACCCCGAAATTGTCAAGAGGCACTTGGTTCAGCCAGGCGATGCTGGGTCCGATGACGGGTCGAGGAAACTCAGCGATGGCTCCAAGGGAAAACAGCCGGCAGAAGatgactttgacgacgagTTTTCCAGTCTGAAACTGCAGGGCGGTGACATCACTCGGCCAATATACAAATGGACCGAAGAGGTGGAACAGCGAAACAAGATGCAGCGCAGCAAGAGTTTCAGCACACCGCGGCCGGATCCTGAAAACGAGACGCTTgatatcaacaccatcaaggttcCCGGAGGCTTCAGACGCAACTTCCTGAGGCGGGCGGCCGGGGATGGACCAGTCAACCCGGATGACACCGAGTACGGCGCAGGACCGAGCGACCGACAGCAGCCGCCAAAACTCTTTACCAACAGCTTCCTCGagtttctctctctctatgGCCACTTCGCCGGTGAAGAactcgaggaggatgacgaggtgCTCAAACCTGGCGAGTACTTCACGTCGGGCAGCGAAAGTAACCTGTTCGATGACGATACAGAGGACGAGCATGAGCCAATGGAAGACAGCGCTTTGCTGCCACCATCCCGgcggaagagaaggagaaaggaGCGAGGTGGCAGCGGGACAAACAGTCCCATGGGCGcggcgctgctgcttctcaaGTCCTTTGTGGGAACTGGTGTTCTATTCCTGCCTCGTGCCTACCTCAATGGTGGCATGCTCTTCAGTAACTTGGTTCTGCTGTTTGTAGCCGCTCTGAGCTACTACTGCTTTGTTTTGCTCGTCAATACGAGATTAAGGGTCGAGGGCTCGTTTGGTGATATTGGTGGCATTCTCTACGGCAAATGGATGAGAaatctcatcctcttctcaaTCGTTTTGAGCCAGATCGGCTTCGTTGCTGCTTACATCGTCTTCACCTCAGAGAACTTGCAGGCATTCATCTTGGCTGTGACGGATTGCAAGACGCACATTCCGATCACCTGGCTGATTGTCATGCAGATGGTGATCTTTTTGCCATTCTCTCTGCTTCGCGATATTGGAAAGCTGGGCTTCACGGCTCTCATCGCCGACgccttcatcctcatcggtcTGGCCTATCTGTTTTACTACGACATTCTGACACTCAACACCCAAGGTTTGGCAGACATTGTCATGTTCAACCAGAAAGACTGGACCCTCTTCATCGGCACGGCCATTTTCACCTTTGAGGGCATTGGTCTTATCATTCCCATCCAGGAATCCATGCGCAACCCTACCAAGTTCCCCAAGGTCATGGGTATTGTGATGattatcatcaccactctcTTTGTCGTCATGGGCGCGGTTTCGTATGCCGCCTACGGATCCAAGACTgagacggtggtgttgctCAACCTTCCGCAGGACGACAAGATGGTCAACGGTGTACAGTTCTTGTATTCATTGGCTATTCTGCTTTCGACTCCCCTCCAGATCTTCCCGGCCATCAGAATCACGGAGAATGCGCTCTTCACCAAGAGCGGCAAGTACAACCCGTATATCAAGTGGCAGAAGAACGTGTTCCGCTTCTTCGTGGTGGCGTTCTGCGCCCTGATCGCCTGGGGAGGAGCCGACAGTCTGGACAAGTTTGTGGCGCTCGTTGGTAACTTTGCCTGCATCCCGCTGGTGTACATCTATCCT CCGATGTTGCACTACAAGGCAGTGGCCAAGACGGCGTTCCGCAAGTGGTCGGATATCCTGCTCTGCATCTTTGGATTCGTGGCCATGGCCTACACCACCAGCTTGACGGTCATGAGCTGGGCCTCGGGATCCGAAGGAGGCGGTGCTCCGGGTTACTGTGACTCGAAGGGGCACGCCTTGTGA
- the RPB11 gene encoding DNA-directed RNA polymerase II core subunit (BUSCO:EOG0926591L; EggNog:ENOG503P5DE; COG:K), which yields MNAPDRFELFLLGEGEKKIAETVVNSIPNCSDFLMKKEDHTIGNLLAEHLKKDPQVMFAAYKIGHPNVPEVLLRIQTNGDINPREALVKILKQLVAAYGQLGREFQKELALRQYADQGEGPGGI from the exons ATGAACGCCCCAGACAG atTCGAACTTTTCCTCTTGGGAGAAGGCGAGAAGAAGATCGCCGAGACGGTGGTGAACA GCATCCCCAATTGCTCCGACTTTCTCATGAAAAAGGAGGACCACACGATCGGGAACCTGCTCGCGGAGCATCTGAAGAAGGATCCGCAGGTCATGTTTGCTGCTTACAAAA TTGGACATCCTAACGTCCCCGAGGTGCTGCTTCGCATCCAGACCAACGGCGACATCAACCCCCGCGAGGCGCTCGTCAAGATCCTCAAACAGCTTGTTGCTGCGTATGGGCAGTTGGGCAGGGAGTTTCAGAAGGAGTTGGCGCTGAGGCAGTATGCGGATCAGGGGGAGGGGCCTGGGGGGATTTGA
- the LSM5 gene encoding RNA-binding protein lsm5 (COG:A; EggNog:ENOG503P554): MSNPLTLNQQTSNETKIQKQEMASQLLPLELIDKCVGSRIWVIMKGDKEFSGTLVGFDDYVNMVLEDVTEFDYSGNNTQLKKILLNGNNICMLIPGGEGPGGAGGSP, translated from the exons ATGTCCAACCCACTCACATTGAACCAGCAAACATCAAACGAGACCAAGATACAGAAACAAGAAATGGcctcccaactcctccccctcg AACTCATCGACAAGTGCGTCGGCTCCCGCATCTGGGTCATCATGAAAGGCGACAAGG AATTCTCCGGCACCCTCGTCGGCTTTGATGATTACGTCA ACATGGTCCTCGAAGACGTGACAGAATTCGACTACTCTggcaacaacacccaactcAAGaagatcctcctcaacggcaacaacaTCTGCATG TTGATTccaggaggagaagggccCGGCGGAGCGGGTGGTTCGCCATGA
- a CDS encoding hypothetical protein (COG:L; EggNog:ENOG503NXUW) translates to MFSSIKSSSSNAVRRLVGNRFFYTTVRCAAGRGRMGGRNQQVWDSSRGVVFAGQSRGFTTSLMRPTEAGERTTVESETFEKSVEEGGEAAEERVEVKVEKVETVGVTGEEGQEKAEDGEKKVEGGEKEEKREEEVLTPPHTPLDYKIPDDIFLAAKKAPEGSPKSYWSYQMYRGPQNLRPKVHYCTTQTVAERVIERYFLNEPLLGFDLEWMADALPWHGARKNVSLIQIASPTRIALLHVALYPKSKPLATPLLKKILEDPKITKVGVWVMGDAGKVQRYLKITPRGLFELSHLYKLVKYCESGEHSLINKKLVSLGKQAEEVLKLPLYKELDVRTSNWLQSLRLDQIIYSASDAYAGVQIYSMLNHQRLQLSPCPPLPHPAELKLPIELPDHTVLPPSTETDEIEMTPAEAVSDPKLTTTTTTTKKPRGSSTFKKEKHPLVREADMWLAQYFVSHPQPANATSATAVMPSHLRAYYIWHHNPEQSIQDICALLRDPPLQVATVENYIFKAIKRAGVQYDKARVIEMLEAKRQAAAPGAKFFESEFLSKLKEEEAAAMEETVMEETVMEETVMEETRREDSVVV, encoded by the exons ATGTTTTCTTCGATCAAGTCCTCCTCGTCTAACGCTGTGAGACGTTTGGTTGGGAATAGGTTTTT CTATACCACTGTGAGATGTGCTGCTGGAAGGGGCAGGATGGGTGGGAGAAACCAGCAAGTATGGGATTCTAgcaggggggttgtttttgctgGGCAGAGCAGGGGGTTTACGACTTCTCTGATGAGACCAACTGAGGCTGGGGAGCGGACAACGGTGGAGAGCGAGACTTTTGAGAAgagtgttgaggagggaggggaggctgctgaggagagggtggaggtgaaggttGAAAAGGTCGAGACTGTCGGTGTtacgggcgaggagggacaGGAAAAGGCTGAagatggggagaagaaggttgaaggtggggagaaggaagaaaagcgcgaggaagaagtcctcacaccaccacacacacccctcGACTACAAGATCCCCGATGACATCTTCCTCGCAGCCAAGAAAGCCCCCGAGGGCTCACCTAAATCCTACTGGAGCTACCAAATGTACCGGGGGCCTCAAAATCTAAGGCCAAAGGTCCATTACTGCACCACCCAGACCGTCGCCGAGCGCGTCATCGAGAGATATTTCCTCAACGAGCCACTGCTAGGATTCGACCTTGAATGGATGGCAGACGCTCTGCCATGGCATGGGGCGAGAAAAAACGTCTCGCTTATACAAATCGCGTCACCAACCCGGATTGCCCTTTTACATGTGGCCCTCTATCCTAAAAGTAAACCCCTCGCCACGCCTCTTTTGAAGAAGATATTGGAGGATCCAAAAATCACCAAAGTCGGCGTTTGGGTCATGGGCGACGCCGGTAAAGTGCAAAGGTATCTCAAGATCACCCCGAGGGGACTGTTCGAACTGAGCCACTTGTACAAGCTGGTCAAATATTGCGAGAGCGGGGAGCACAGcctcatcaacaagaagCTGGTCAGTCTTGGGAAGCAAGCCGAGGAGGTGTTAAAGCTGCCATTATACAAGGAGCTTGATGTTCGAACAAGCAACTGGTTACAGTCGCTGCGGCTCGATCAAATCATAT ACTCAGCATCAGACGCCTACGCCGGCGTCCAAATCTACTCCATGCTTAACCACCAACGCCTCCAACTCTCCCCctgccctcccctcccccaccccgccgAACTCAAACTCCCTATTGAACTCCCCGATCACACCGTCCTACCCCCCTCGACAGAAACGGATGAAATAGAAATGACGCCCGCCGAAGCCGTATCCGATCCaaaactcaccaccaccaccaccaccaccaaaaagccACGGGGATCCTCCACCTtcaaaaaggaaaagcaCCCCCTCGTCCGCGAAGCCGACATGTGGCTAGCACAATACTTtgtctcccacccccaaccggCAAACGCCACCAGCGCCACGGCCGTCATGCCCTCGCACCTGAGGGCGTATTACATCTGGCATCACAACCCAGAGCAGAGCATACAAGACATATGCGCCCTGCTCCGCGACCCGCCGCTGCAGGTGGCGACGGTGGAGAATTACATCTTCAAGGCTATCAAGCGGGCTGGTGTGCAGTATGACAAGGCGAGGGTGATCGAGATGCTGGAAGCGAAAAGGCAGGCTGCGGCACCGGGGGCGAAGTTTTTCGAGTCCGAGTTTCTAAGcaagttgaaggaggaggaggcggcggcgatggaggagacggtgatggaggagacggtgatggaggagacggtgatggaggagacgaggagggaggatagTGTTGTTGTGTAA
- the YTM1_2 gene encoding ribosome biogenesis protein ytm1 (COG:A; EggNog:ENOG503NU6D), which yields MDEPMNDAPGAQVKVTFTTNEADLQLPEEKRQLLVPADIRRYGLSRILNSDLMLDSGSIPFDFLVNGSFLRSSLEDYLNSEGLSLETNLTLQYVRSLIPPVFEASFEHDDWVSSVDALTATSPAGRWSGENFSRGQERILSASYDGLLRIWNTSGEVLVTAPSASHGGHSASIKAAKFISSTQIASTGMDRSVRVWKYTDPGASGQAELKPTLELYGHRASVDSLEVHGPSKRILTASADGSVALWSASKSSSPEADASLLPNAHTSKRRKVASSVTTPQRGPLFLMQIHNAPATAAVFDPRDHTVGYSVSQDHTVKTLDLTTGSVVANLTLSHSLLSLCAIPRSNGAPLLAVGTSARHITLVDPRASAATTSVMTLRGHTNKVVALAANPENEYSLVSGSHDGTCRIWDLRSVRPASGGESEGGVGGNVSEPVYVFERESRQGKKKSVAGEGAKVFGVVWDRELGILSGGEDKKVQVNRGRDVVRE from the coding sequence ATGGACGAGCCAATGAACGATGCGCCCGGCGCCCAGGTCAAGGTgaccttcaccaccaacgaaGCCGatctccagctcccagaAGAGAAGAGACAACTCCTCGTTCCCGCCGATATCCGCCGCTATGGCCTCTCTCGTATTCTCAACTCGGATCTGATGCTCGATTCAGGCTCCATCCCCTTCGACTTCCTCGTCAATGGCAGCTTCCTCCGGTCCAGCCTCGAAGACTACCTCAACTCCGAGGGCCTGTCCCTCGAAACGAACCTCACACTCCAATACGTCCGCTCCTTAATACCCCCCGTATTCGAAGCCTCGTTCGAGCATGACGATTGGGTTTCATCTGTTGATGCCCTCActgccacctcccccgccggcCGCTGGTCAGGCGAGAACTTCTCCCGGGGCCAAGAAAGGATCCTCTCGGCCAGCTACGACGGTCTCCTCAGAATATGGAATACCTCGGGTGAGGTCCTCGTTACCGCCCCCTCGGCCAGCCACGGCGGTCACTCCGCCAGCATCAAAGCCGCCAAgttcatctcctccactcAGATCGCCTCGACCGGCATGGACAGATCAGTCCGTGTGTGGAAGTACACCGACCCGGGCGCCTCAGGCCAAGCAGAACTCAAGCCCACCCTCGAGCTCTACGGCCATCGCGCCAGCGTCGACTCCCTCGAAGTACACGGCCCCTCCAAGCGCATCCTCACCGCATCCGCCGACGGCTCCGTCGCTCTCTGGTCCGCCTCcaagtcctcctcccctgaGGCCgacgcctccctcctccctaaCGCGCACACTTCCAAGCGGAGGAAGGTTGCCTCTTctgtcaccaccccccagcgtggccctctcttcctcatgCAAATCCACAACGCCCCCGCCACAGCTGCCGTCTTTGACCCAAGAGACCACACAGTAGGCTACTCCGTCTCGCAAGACCACACGGTCAAGACGCTCGATTTGACCACTGGCTCTGTCGttgccaacctcaccctTTCTCACTCTCTGCTGTCGTTGTGCGCTATTCCAAGATCGAACGGCGCACCATTGCTTGCTGTCGGCACGTCGGCAAGACACATCACGCTCGTCGACCCCCGCGCCTCTGCTGCTACGACGAGCGTGATGACGCTGAGAGGGCACACGAACAAGGTTGTCGCTTTGGCGGCCAATCCGGAAAACGAATACTCGCTTGTGAGCGGGAGCCACGACGGGACGTGCAGGATTTGGGACTTGAGGAGCGTGAGGCCTGCTAGTGGGGGGGAGAgcgaagggggggtggggggtaaTGTGAGCGAGCCGGTGTATGtttttgagagggagagcaggcaggggaagaagaagagtgttgctggggagggggcgaaGGTGTTTGGGGTTGTGTGGGATAGGGAGTTGGGGATTTTgagcgggggggaggataagAAGGTGCAGGTTAATCGGGGGAGGGATGTGGTTAGGGagtag